A genomic window from Vitis riparia cultivar Riparia Gloire de Montpellier isolate 1030 chromosome 18, EGFV_Vit.rip_1.0, whole genome shotgun sequence includes:
- the LOC117905421 gene encoding uncharacterized protein LOC117905421: MEVQQQEMKSLGVFDIYREAYKIILSRRKIFTQITFALILPLSFISLAHTLLSNTLFPKITDQNQKDLAETQVPNSNYANIFDLLSSISASYWLLQAAYTIFSFILYLLSTSAIVYTMACIYSGREVTFKLVMSVVPKVWKRLMVTFFTIFLALCTYHVVAFLVLALVAVLIAFGLNINVGLVILSVVVVLYLMGFLYMSIVWQLASTISVLEDSYGFQAMKKSNQLVRGKVGMATFIFLKLGLVYYMLHKALERVVLQGEPLGMVNRVAFANVCLSLLSLLSLFERVIQTVIYFVCKSHHHENIDKLALSDHLQVYTQEYYIPLKGDNLQLKQFYIG, translated from the coding sequence ATGGAGGTACAGCAACAAGAAATGAAGTCTCTTGGAGTCTTTGATATCTACAGAGAAGCCTACAAGATCATTCTGTCACGGAGGAAGATCTTCACCCAAATCACCTTTGCCCTGATCCTCCCACTGTCCTTCATTTCCTTAGCTCATACTCTATTATCTAACACTCTGTTCCCCAAAATCACTGATCAGAATCAAAAAGATTTGGCTGAAACCCAAGTCCCCAATTCCAACTACGCCAACATATTTGATCTTCTCTCGTCGATATCTGCCTCCTATTGGCTTCTCCAGGCTGCATACACCATCTTCTCTTTTATCCTGTACCTCCTATCCACGTCCGCCATAGTTTACACCATGGCTTGCATCTACTCCGGTCGGGAAGTGACTTTTAAGCTGGTTATGAGCGTAGTGCCAAAGGTTTGGAAGAGACTCATGGTCACATTCTTCACAATCTTTCTGGCCCTCTGCACTTACCACGTGGTTGCCTTTCTAGTCTTAGCTTTAGTAGCAGTGTTGATTGCATTTGGCCTTAATATTAATGTGGGATTGGTGATTTTGTCGGTTGTTGTGGTGTTGTACTTGATGGGTTTTCTTTACATGAGCATAGTTTGGCAATTGGCTAGCACAATATCGGTGTTAGAGGACTCATATGGGTTTCAAGCCATGAAAAAGAGTAACCAACTAGTCAGAGGCAAGGTGGGTATGGCAACCTTCATCTTCTTGAAGCTGGGTTTAGTCTATTACATGCTACACAAGGCATTGGAGAGGGTGGTGTTGCAGGGAGAGCCACTGGGCATGGTGAATAGGGTGGCTTTTGCAAATGTGTGCTTATCGTTACTTTCGTTGTTGAGTCTCTTTGAACGTGTCATTCAGACTGTTATCTACTTTGTTTGCAAATCCCACCACCACGAAAATATTGACAAGTTGGCTCTATCGGATCATCTCCAGGTTTACACCCAAGAGTATTACATTCCTTTAAAGGGCGACAATCTTCAGTTAAAGCAGTTCTATATAGGATGA
- the LOC117906103 gene encoding uncharacterized protein LOC117906103 produces MDLEQEEMQFLGIFGIYKEAYKIIFSWKKIFSQITVALILPLCFIFLAYIEVSDYLFQKIVIHEFELDGTRVDSAKYNKISDLLSSELIAFWLLKLAYLVFTLIFSLLSTSAVVYTIACIYTGREVTFKKVMSVVPRVWKRLMVTFLSIFVAVFAYNIFAVLILILWALCIGPVKIGIWILWVMFILYLVGLSYMSIIWQLASVVSVLEDLYGFRAMVKSRALIRGKLVVAIVIFLKLNISLFVIKIAFERLVVYGVSLGMANRVGYAILCFLLLFKLFLFGLVLQTIIYFVCKSYHHENIDKSALSDHLEVYMGEYVPLKAKDVQLEQYGV; encoded by the coding sequence ATGGATCTAGAGCAGGAGGAAATGCAGTTTCTAGGGATCTTTGGGATCTACAAGGAGGCTTACAAGATCATCTTCTCATGGAAGAAGATTTTCAGCCAAATCACCGTTGCCCTGATCCTTCCACTGTGCTTCATCTTCCTAGCTTATATTGAAGTATCCGACTATCTCTTCCAGAAAATCGTCATCCATGAATTCGAATTGGATGGAACCCGAGTAGATTCTGCAAAATACAACAAAATATCGGATCTTCTCTCGAGCGAATTGATCGCTTTTTGGCTTTTGAAGTTGGCATATCTAGTCTTTACACTCATCTTCTCTCTCCTGTCAACATCTGCTGTAGTTTACACCATCGCTTGCATCTACACCGGCCGAGAAGTGACTTTTAAGAAGGTGATGAGTGTGGTCCCCAGGGTCTGGAAAAGGCTCATGGTCACCTTCTTGTCTATCTTTGTTGCTGTCTTCGCTTACAACATATTTGCAGtactaattctaattttatGGGCACTGTGTATTGGACCTGTCAAGATTGGTATCTGGATCTTGTGGGTTATGTTCATCTTGTACTTGGTTGGGCTCTCGTATATGAGCATAATTTGGCAATTGGCTAGCGTGGTATCGGTGTTGGAAGACTTGTATGGGTTTCGAGCCATGGTGAAGAGTAGAGCACTGATAAGAGGTAAGCTTGTGGTGGCAATTGTCATCTTCCTTAAGCTAAATATTTCACTGTTTGTCATAAAGATAGCATTTGAGAGGCTGGTGGTGTATGGGGTCTCACTGGGTATGGCCAATAGGGTAGGGTATGCGATTTTGTGTTTCTTATTACTTTTCAAGCTGTTTCTCTTTGGACTAGTCCTCCAAACGATTATCTACTTTGTGTGCAAGTCCTACCACCATGAAAACATTGACAAGTCAGCCCTATCTGATCACCTCGAAGTTTACATGGGAGAATATGTTCCTTTGAAGGCGAAGGATGTTCAGCTAGAGCAATATGGCGTTTGA